A segment of the Streptomyces sp. Tu 2975 genome:
AGCAAGCAATGCCCACCGTGCCGGTCGGGTAACCGTGGGGTCACGGCGCATCGGCCGGGCAAACCTGTGGCGTTGGTCACATGAGGGCCTCTGGTGCCCGTCCGGACGCTCCGGGACTGTGCCGGAAGGGATCCAGGGCCATAGGTTGATCCGCATGGAGGAGCTGGATCGTCAGATCGTGGACCTGCTCGTCAAGGACGGGCGGATGAGCTACACCGACCTGGGCAAGGCCACCGGCCTGTCCACATCGGCGGTGCACCAGCGCGTCCGCCGCCTCGAGCAGCGGGGCGTCATCCGCGGCTACGCGGCGGTCGTCGACCCGGAGGCGGTCGGGCTGCCGCTCACCGCGTTCATCTCGGTGAAGCCGTTCGACCCCAGCGCTCCCGACGACATCGCGGACCGGCTCGCCGGGGTGCCGGAGATCGAGGCCTGCCACAGCGTCGCCGGCGACGAGAACTACATCCTAAAGGTGCGCGTCTCGACGCCCCTCGAACTGGAGCACCTGCTCACCCGTATCCGCTCGCTCTCCGGCGTCTCCACCCGTACCACGGTCGTCCTCTCCACCCCGTACGAGGCCCGTCCGCCGCGGATCTGACACCCGGTGGTCCAAGCCCGCGGCCGCGGAGACCACCGGCCCGGTACGGGGCGTGGTCCACGGCTCTCTAGGCTTGCCCCATGACCGAGAGCACCGCCCCCCAGAGCGAACACCGCACCGTGCTGCTGCGCGGTGGAGAAGTCCACAGCCCCGCCGACCCCTTCGCCACCGCGATGGTCGTCGAGAAGGGGCACGTCGCCTGGGTGGGCTCGGAAGGCGCAGCCGACGCCTTCGCCACCGGGGTCGACGAAGTGGTCGACCTCGAAGGGGCCCTGGTCACCCCCGCGTTCACCGACGCCCATGTGCACACCACCTCGACCGGCCTCGCGCTCACCGGCCTCGACCTGTCGGGTGCGACCTCCCTCGCCGAGGCCCTCCGCCTCGTCCGGGAGTACGGCGCCGCCCACCCCGCTGCCGGACAGGTCCTCCTCGGGCACGGCTGGGACGCGACGCGCTGGCCCGAGCAGCGGCCCCCGAGCCGCGCCGAACTCGACGAGGCGGCCGGCGGACGGCCGCTCTACCTGCCGCGGGTCGACGTCCACTCGGCGGTCGTCACCACCGCGCTGCTCGACCTCGTTCCCGGCGTCACCGGCCTGGCCGGCTTCCACCCCGACGCTCCGCTGACCGCGGCGGCCCACCACGCCGTGCGCGCCGCGGCCCACGCGGCCGTCACTCCCGCCCAACGGCGGGCGGCGCAGCGGGAAGCGCTCTCCCGTGCCGCGTCCCTCGGCATCGGCAGCATCCACGAGTGCGCGGGCCCCGAGA
Coding sequences within it:
- a CDS encoding Lrp/AsnC family transcriptional regulator, producing the protein MEELDRQIVDLLVKDGRMSYTDLGKATGLSTSAVHQRVRRLEQRGVIRGYAAVVDPEAVGLPLTAFISVKPFDPSAPDDIADRLAGVPEIEACHSVAGDENYILKVRVSTPLELEHLLTRIRSLSGVSTRTTVVLSTPYEARPPRI